TACAAGGAAAGGTTCGCGCTCGCGACCCCGCACCGCACGCTGGCGGAAGCCGCGCGCGGCGCCGACGTGCTGGTCGGCCTCTCCGTGAAGGGCGCTTTTACTCCCGAGATGCTCCGCGCGATGGCCGACAAGCCCATCGTCTTCGCCATGGCGAATCCCGATCCCGAGATCGGCTATGACGAAGCGCGCGCCGTCCGCCCCGACATCCTGATGGCCACCGGGCGCTCCGACTATCCCAACCAGGTGAACAACGTGCTTGGCTTCCCGTTCATCTTCCGCGGGGCGCTCGACGTCCGCGCCACCACCATCAACGAGCAGATGAAGCTGGCTGCCACGCACGCGCTCGCCGCCCTCGCCAAGGAGGACGTGCCCGATTCCGTCTGCCGCGCGTATCGCGTGGAAGGTTTCCGCTTCGGACCCGACTACATCATCCCCAAGCCGTTCGACCCGCGCGTGCTGGTGTGGGAAGCCGCCGCGGTGGCGCGCGCCGCCATGGAGACCGGCGTCGCCCAGCATCCCGTCGACCTGGCCGAGTATCGCGAGCAGCTCGAGCGCCGCCTCGGCAAGGCGCACGAGATCATGCGCGTCATGATCCAGAAGGCGCAGGCCGAACCCAAGCGCGTCGTCTTCCCCGAGGGCCAGCACGGCAAGGTATTGCGCGCCGCCCACATCCTGGTGGAGGAGAAGATCGCGCAACCCATCCTGCTGGGCGATCCCTCCGCCATCCTGGAGCAGGCGCAACTGGCCGGCATCGAGCTGAACGGCGTCGAGATCGTGGACCCCATGGCCTCGCTGCAGCGCGAGCAGTACGCGCGCGAGTACTACGGCCTGCGCCAGCGCCGCGGCGTCACGCTCTCCGAGGCGCGCAGCCTGGTGACCGACCGCAACCTGTTCGGCTCGCTCATGGTCCGCATGGGCGACGCCGACGCGCTCGTCTCCGGCGTCTCGCAGCATTACCCGGACACCATCCGCCCGGCGCTGCACGCCATCCACGTGCGGCCCGGCGTCCACAAGGTCTCCACCTTGCAGGCCATGGTCACGCGCAAGGGCGAGATCTACTTCCTTGCCGACGTCGCGGTGAACATCGACCCGAGCGCCGAGGACCTGGCCGAGATCGCGCTCTGCGCCGCGCAGCAGGCGCGCCGTTTCGAGGTCGAGCCCCGCGTCGCCATGCTCTCCTTC
This is a stretch of genomic DNA from Terriglobales bacterium. It encodes these proteins:
- a CDS encoding phosphate acyltransferase, whose protein sequence is YKERFALATPHRTLAEAARGADVLVGLSVKGAFTPEMLRAMADKPIVFAMANPDPEIGYDEARAVRPDILMATGRSDYPNQVNNVLGFPFIFRGALDVRATTINEQMKLAATHALAALAKEDVPDSVCRAYRVEGFRFGPDYIIPKPFDPRVLVWEAAAVARAAMETGVAQHPVDLAEYREQLERRLGKAHEIMRVMIQKAQAEPKRVVFPEGQHGKVLRAAHILVEEKIAQPILLGDPSAILEQAQLAGIELNGVEIVDPMASLQREQYAREYYGLRQRRGVTLSEARSLVTDRNLFGSLMVRMGDADALVSGVSQHYPDTIRPALHAIHVRPGVHKVSTLQAMVTRKGEIYFLADVAVNIDPSAEDLAEIALCAAQQARRFEVEPRVAMLSFSTFGSTRHPLCEKVRRAVDLVRIADPTLIVDGELMADTALSPEVLSESYPFTPLRHEGANVLIFPELQSANIAFKLLARLGGLEAIGPILMGLSKPVHVLPRDCSVETIVNTAALAVVDAQEAETQHFDERELAISRARV